The following are encoded together in the Streptomyces tsukubensis genome:
- a CDS encoding S9 family peptidase, whose translation MSATDAFLDQYLRTHRFQLGVPSSFTVSPDGERVVFLRTRSGGDPLSCLWTLSAGTGEEQLVVDPDDILPPAEDRGASSADAWLRERTRQRAHGITAYATDAVVDLAVFCLDGRVCTARLGTRQVRTLETARPAFDPRPSPDGTRIAYVHAGSLRTVGVDGRGDSLVVAPEGENVTYGVAEHVAAESMERLRGFWWSPDSRRLMVARVDTTSVERWYLSDPARPATPPRQVAYPAAGTANADVSLWLVSPDEDAVAVEWDRKAFEYVVEVNWSLDEPLVLVQDRTQRRMRVLAVAPATGRTRVVREETDPCWVTVVKGVPAVTASGRLVTVTDQEDSRRLLVDGEAVTPPGLQVREVVGTDGETVFVRASREPTRTGLWSWDPSYGARQETRAAGVWNGRVGGGTVVSYGRAPDRDGWEVTVRDRSRATSRVRSLAERPLLKPNVQLLRVGQRKLRVAVVRPAGSDTDQLLPVLMDPYAGPYLQRVTEEQDGYLLPQWLAEQGFAVVIIDGRGTPGRGPGWERTIRGDIATPVLQDQVDGLQATAAAVGGLDLTRVGIRGWSFGGFLAALAVLRRPDVFHAAVAGAPVTDQTLYDTHWRERHLGHPADEPDNYVRSSLIKDAAHLTRPLMLIHGTADDNVVSAHTFRLSEALLRAGRPHTFLPLPGAAHMVADHEVQRNMLLLQVAFLKDALCGSRPPTPSS comes from the coding sequence ATGAGTGCCACCGACGCCTTCCTCGACCAGTACCTCCGCACCCACCGGTTCCAGCTCGGGGTCCCGTCCTCCTTCACCGTCTCGCCCGACGGCGAACGGGTGGTGTTCCTGCGCACGCGCAGCGGTGGCGACCCCCTCTCCTGCCTATGGACACTGTCTGCGGGCACCGGGGAGGAGCAGCTCGTCGTGGACCCCGACGACATCCTGCCCCCGGCAGAGGACCGGGGAGCGTCATCTGCGGACGCCTGGCTCCGCGAGCGCACCCGGCAACGCGCCCACGGCATCACCGCTTACGCCACCGACGCGGTCGTGGACCTCGCCGTGTTCTGCTTGGACGGCAGAGTTTGCACGGCCCGGCTCGGTACCCGTCAGGTGCGCACGCTGGAAACCGCCCGGCCCGCGTTTGACCCACGCCCTTCCCCGGACGGCACCCGCATCGCCTACGTCCACGCCGGATCGCTCCGTACGGTCGGCGTCGACGGTCGCGGTGACAGCCTCGTGGTCGCGCCGGAGGGCGAGAATGTCACCTACGGCGTGGCGGAGCACGTGGCCGCCGAGTCGATGGAACGCCTGAGGGGGTTTTGGTGGTCGCCGGACAGTCGGAGGCTGATGGTCGCCCGGGTGGACACCACCTCGGTCGAGCGCTGGTACCTCAGCGACCCCGCCCGTCCCGCCACCCCTCCCAGGCAGGTGGCTTATCCTGCGGCCGGTACAGCGAACGCGGACGTCTCCTTGTGGCTGGTCAGCCCAGACGAAGACGCCGTAGCGGTGGAATGGGACCGCAAGGCGTTCGAGTACGTCGTGGAGGTCAACTGGAGTCTGGACGAACCCCTCGTCCTCGTCCAGGACCGCACCCAACGCAGGATGCGTGTGCTGGCCGTGGCGCCGGCCACCGGCAGGACGCGCGTGGTACGCGAGGAGACCGACCCCTGCTGGGTGACGGTGGTCAAGGGCGTCCCGGCGGTGACGGCCTCGGGACGGCTCGTCACCGTGACCGACCAGGAGGACTCCCGTCGGCTGCTGGTCGACGGTGAGGCCGTCACCCCGCCCGGCCTCCAGGTGCGGGAGGTAGTCGGTACCGATGGTGAGACGGTGTTCGTTCGCGCCTCGCGGGAACCGACACGCACCGGCCTATGGAGCTGGGACCCCTCGTACGGTGCGCGTCAGGAGACCCGTGCGGCGGGTGTCTGGAACGGCCGGGTCGGTGGGGGAACGGTGGTGTCCTACGGCCGCGCCCCTGACCGGGACGGGTGGGAAGTTACTGTCCGCGACCGCTCCCGCGCTACGAGCCGGGTGCGCAGCCTCGCTGAACGCCCATTGCTGAAGCCGAACGTCCAGCTACTGCGCGTGGGGCAAAGGAAGTTGCGCGTCGCTGTCGTGCGGCCCGCCGGATCCGACACCGATCAGCTCCTCCCGGTGCTCATGGACCCGTACGCCGGTCCCTACCTACAGCGGGTCACCGAGGAGCAGGACGGGTACCTCCTCCCGCAGTGGCTGGCGGAGCAAGGTTTCGCAGTTGTCATCATCGACGGGCGCGGCACCCCGGGACGCGGTCCTGGGTGGGAGCGGACCATCAGAGGGGACATTGCCACGCCAGTTCTCCAGGACCAGGTCGACGGGTTGCAGGCTACAGCTGCGGCGGTCGGCGGCCTCGATCTGACCAGGGTGGGCATCCGGGGGTGGTCTTTCGGCGGATTCCTCGCGGCGTTGGCGGTGCTGCGCAGGCCAGACGTGTTCCACGCAGCTGTCGCGGGGGCCCCCGTCACCGACCAGACCCTCTACGACACCCATTGGCGGGAACGCCACCTCGGTCACCCGGCCGACGAGCCCGACAATTACGTCCGCTCGTCGTTGATCAAGGACGCTGCCCACCTGACCAGGCCGTTGATGCTGATCCATGGGACGGCCGACGACAACGTGGTCAGCGCCCACACTTTCCGGCTATCGGAAGCCCTGCTGAGGGCGGGCCGACCGCACACGTTTCTGCCGCTCCCCGGCGCTGCCCACATGGTGGCTGACCACGAGGTACAGCGGAACATGCTCCTTCTCCAGGTCGCGTTCCTCAAGGACGCGCTGTGCGGATCCCGCCCTCCGACTCCGTCCAGCTGA
- a CDS encoding methyltransferase, with amino-acid sequence MPRHLQAQYGPVGVSYTEELDGGGNTFGRAYAPFVERHLGHVGSAFEWCAGPGFIGFSLLAAGLCTSLDLGDLNPASQAVVDRTVKANGLENQVRFHLSDSFAQVPADLRWDLIVGNPPHVNAAAPASEYQHSHSPLIWKDTDWSIHRDFYAAAPGFLNPGGSILIQENHRFSAPEDFMQMIEDAGLEVVGSFGCGPGFEDYYFLWSRLPEGAR; translated from the coding sequence GTGCCTCGTCATCTACAGGCCCAGTACGGTCCCGTGGGGGTTTCCTACACCGAGGAACTGGATGGCGGTGGAAATACCTTCGGCCGCGCGTACGCGCCCTTCGTCGAACGTCACCTCGGGCATGTGGGGAGTGCCTTCGAATGGTGTGCCGGGCCGGGCTTCATCGGCTTCTCACTCCTCGCAGCGGGACTCTGCACGTCCCTCGACCTCGGCGACCTCAACCCTGCTTCCCAGGCCGTGGTGGACCGCACGGTGAAGGCCAACGGTCTGGAGAATCAGGTCCGTTTCCACCTGTCCGACTCCTTCGCACAGGTTCCCGCCGACCTCCGTTGGGATCTGATCGTCGGGAACCCACCTCACGTCAACGCTGCCGCACCCGCCTCGGAGTACCAACACAGCCACTCCCCGCTGATCTGGAAGGACACGGACTGGTCCATCCACCGCGACTTCTACGCGGCTGCTCCTGGCTTCCTGAACCCGGGCGGGTCGATCCTCATCCAGGAGAACCACCGGTTCTCCGCCCCGGAGGACTTCATGCAGATGATCGAGGACGCCGGTCTGGAAGTCGTGGGTTCCTTCGGGTGCGGTCCCGGTTTCGAAGACTATTATTTCCTGTGGTCCCGGCTGCCTGAGGGCGCACGATGA
- the gntD gene encoding guanitoxin biosynthesis L-enduracididine beta-hydroxylase GntD: MYRITLTPQEAAQCRALVAELAERYPSVESQEFLDDAALHAHDLPKGLRAALSAFRLKEPAVACVVEGIPVDDGAIGPTPDHWKDRPVHSPTLREEMFFLLCGQLLGDPIAWATQQDGRIMHDVIPIKGHEVGQLGTGSSTPLEWHTEDAFHPYRADYVGLMCLRNPDAAETTYVGVDDLSLDPRTREVLAGAHFPLLPDDAHRSENRAEPRAGDPTAELRERSYARISRMLSRPEPVPVLFGDPSDPYLRVHPYYIAPIEDDEARQALELFSEKVETHMKEAILEPGQVIFIDNFKAIHGRRPFRARYDGKDRWLKRINVARDLRKSRDARPAPHERVIY, encoded by the coding sequence ATGTACCGCATCACCCTGACCCCACAAGAAGCTGCACAGTGCCGCGCTCTGGTGGCGGAGCTGGCGGAGCGCTACCCCTCGGTCGAGTCGCAGGAGTTCCTGGACGATGCGGCCCTCCACGCGCACGACCTCCCCAAGGGGCTACGGGCCGCGCTCAGCGCGTTCCGGCTCAAGGAGCCCGCTGTGGCCTGCGTCGTCGAAGGTATCCCCGTCGACGACGGAGCGATCGGTCCGACACCGGACCACTGGAAGGACCGGCCCGTCCACTCTCCCACCCTGCGGGAGGAAATGTTCTTCCTGCTCTGCGGGCAGCTCCTCGGCGACCCCATCGCCTGGGCGACCCAACAGGACGGGCGGATCATGCACGACGTGATACCCATCAAGGGCCACGAGGTGGGCCAGCTGGGCACCGGGAGCAGCACCCCTCTGGAGTGGCACACCGAGGACGCCTTCCATCCCTACCGCGCCGACTACGTCGGGTTGATGTGCCTGCGCAATCCCGACGCCGCCGAGACGACATACGTGGGGGTGGACGACCTGTCGTTGGACCCACGCACCCGTGAGGTGCTCGCCGGGGCGCACTTCCCGCTGCTGCCCGACGACGCCCACCGCTCCGAGAACCGAGCCGAGCCACGGGCCGGCGACCCCACCGCGGAACTGCGGGAGCGCAGTTACGCGCGCATCAGCCGCATGCTGAGCCGGCCCGAGCCGGTCCCCGTCCTCTTCGGCGACCCTTCGGACCCGTACCTACGGGTGCATCCGTACTACATCGCACCGATCGAGGACGACGAAGCCCGCCAGGCCCTGGAGCTCTTCTCCGAGAAGGTGGAGACGCACATGAAGGAGGCCATCCTGGAGCCGGGCCAGGTCATCTTCATCGACAACTTCAAGGCGATACACGGGCGCCGCCCCTTCCGGGCGAGGTACGACGGGAAGGACCGCTGGCTCAAGCGCATCAACGTCGCCAGGGACTTGCGCAAGTCACGGGACGCCCGTCCGGCGCCCCACGAGCGCGTCATCTACTGA